A stretch of Thermithiobacillus tepidarius DSM 3134 DNA encodes these proteins:
- a CDS encoding glycosyltransferase family 2 protein produces MSVPETSLVIPIYNELDNITPLFAALDAALQGLDFEVILVDDGSLDGTGEALDAGAARLGERYKVIHLQRNFGQTAAMQAGIDAARGEVIVTLDGDLQNDPGDVPMLVKALREQDMDVVAGWRKNRQDGLWLRKIPSRAANWLIGRLTGVRLHDYGCTLKAYRASVLKAIRLYGEMHRFIPAWLATQTYTNRIVEVPVRHHPRVAGKSKYGISRTSRVFVDLLFVKFFMRFNQRPMHFFGTLGLSFLVLGLLILGYLFGLKLFTGASIGGRPMLLIGILGVIAGIQWLSTGLVGEMLSRIYYESQGKKSYVVRRTVHLEPAERGA; encoded by the coding sequence ATGAGCGTTCCGGAAACATCGCTGGTCATCCCCATCTACAACGAGCTGGACAACATCACGCCGCTCTTCGCCGCCCTCGATGCGGCCCTGCAGGGCCTGGACTTCGAGGTCATCCTGGTGGACGACGGCAGCCTGGACGGCACCGGCGAGGCCCTGGACGCAGGCGCGGCCCGGCTGGGCGAGCGCTACAAGGTCATCCATCTGCAGCGCAACTTCGGCCAGACCGCCGCCATGCAGGCGGGCATCGATGCCGCCCGCGGCGAAGTGATCGTCACGCTGGACGGCGACCTGCAGAACGATCCCGGCGACGTGCCCATGCTGGTCAAGGCCTTGCGCGAGCAGGACATGGACGTGGTGGCCGGCTGGCGCAAGAACCGCCAGGACGGCCTGTGGCTGCGCAAGATCCCCTCGCGCGCCGCCAACTGGCTCATCGGCCGGCTGACTGGCGTGCGCCTGCATGACTACGGCTGCACGCTCAAGGCTTACCGGGCCTCGGTGCTGAAGGCCATCCGCCTCTACGGCGAGATGCACCGCTTCATCCCCGCCTGGCTCGCCACCCAGACCTACACCAACCGCATCGTCGAAGTGCCGGTGCGGCATCATCCGCGCGTGGCGGGCAAGAGCAAGTACGGCATCTCCCGCACCTCGCGCGTCTTCGTCGATCTGCTCTTCGTCAAGTTCTTCATGCGCTTCAACCAGCGCCCCATGCACTTTTTCGGCACGCTGGGACTCAGTTTCCTGGTGCTGGGGCTGCTCATCCTGGGCTATCTCTTCGGGCTGAAGCTCTTCACCGGCGCCAGCATCGGTGGTCGGCCCATGCTCCTGATCGGCATCCTCGGCGTGATCGCCGGCATCCAGTGGCTGAGCACCGGGCTGGTGGGCGAGATGCTGTCGCGCATTTATTACGAGTCCCAGGGCAAGAAGAGCTACGTGGTGCGCCGCACCGTGCACCTGGAGCCGGCGGAGCGGGGGGCTTGA
- a CDS encoding polysaccharide deacetylase family protein: protein MSVVPILMYHNLGRPPAGARLRSLYVRRGAFARQMRLLRLLGYRGLSMGAAMPYLRGERQGRVAVITFDDGYVDTLAAALPVLQGHGFSATCYAVSARLGQHNDWDADELGVRKPLMDRVQLRRWRDAGMEVGAHTRTHPHLPACSAAQLHDEVAGSKAELEDVLGVPVTQFCYPYGDLDARSIDAVQQAGFAAATTTRRGRARPGDDLFRLARVLVGGHNLPHLFALKILSNYEDRRG, encoded by the coding sequence TTGAGCGTCGTTCCCATCCTGATGTACCACAATCTCGGCCGGCCGCCGGCCGGCGCGCGCCTGCGCAGCCTCTACGTGCGCCGCGGCGCCTTCGCCCGCCAGATGCGCCTGCTGCGCCTTTTGGGCTATCGCGGCCTGTCCATGGGCGCGGCCATGCCTTACCTGCGCGGCGAGCGGCAGGGGCGGGTGGCGGTGATCACCTTCGACGACGGCTACGTGGACACCCTGGCAGCGGCCCTGCCGGTGCTGCAGGGCCATGGCTTCTCCGCCACCTGCTACGCGGTCAGCGCGCGCCTGGGCCAGCACAACGACTGGGACGCGGACGAGCTCGGCGTGCGCAAGCCCCTGATGGACCGGGTGCAGCTGCGCCGCTGGCGCGATGCCGGCATGGAGGTCGGCGCCCACACCCGCACCCATCCTCACCTGCCCGCCTGCAGCGCGGCGCAGTTGCACGACGAGGTGGCGGGCAGCAAGGCGGAGCTGGAAGACGTGCTGGGTGTGCCGGTGACGCAGTTCTGCTATCCCTACGGCGACCTGGACGCGCGCAGCATCGACGCGGTGCAGCAGGCCGGCTTCGCCGCCGCCACCACCACCCGGCGCGGGCGGGCGCGGCCCGGCGATGATCTTTTTCGGTTGGCGCGGGTGCTGGTGGGCGGGCACAACCTGCCGCACCTCTTCGCCCTCAAGATCCTGAGCAATTACGAGGACCGGCGCGGATGA